GCGCCGATGGCGATGGCCTCGTCCACCACGCCGCCCGCGGCCTCGCTGTTGCGGAAGACGTCCACCATGTCCGGCGGCGCCGGCAGGTCGGACAGCGACGCATAGACCCGGTTGCCCAAAATCTCCTTCCCCGCCTGTCCGGGGTTGATGGGAATGATGGTGTAGCCCTTTTCCCCCAGGTACTTCATGACGAAGTGGCTGGCGCGCAGCGGGTTGTCGGAGGCGCCGACCACCGCGATGCTGCGCACGTCCTCCAGCACGCCTTGCAGATAGGCGTCGCTGTAGGAGTCGTGATCCACCGGCCCGCTCATCGCCCGCACCACACGGGATGGCGCTTTCCCAGGAAGGCGTCGATGCCCTCCGCCGCGTCCTCGGTCATCATGTTGCGGGTCATCACCGCGGCGGCGTAGGCATAGGCGTCCTCCAGCCCCATGTCGATCTGGCGGTAGAAGGCTTCCTTGCCGATGGCCAGCGTCAGGGGGGATTTGGCGGCGATGCGCCCGGCGGCGGCGGCCACCGCGGCGTCAAGCTCCGCCGGGGCCACCGCGCGGTTGAGCAGGCCGATGCGCACCGCCTCGTCCGCCGGGATCATCTCGCCCAGCAGCAGCATCTCCATGGCGGCCTTGCGCCCCACGGCCCGGCTCAGCGCCACCATGGGGGTGGAGCAGAACAGGCCGATGTTCACCCCCGGCGTGGCGAACCGCGCGTCCGCCGCGCCATAGGCCAGATCGCAGGTGGCGACCAGCTGGCACCCGGCGGCGGTGGCGATGCCATGAACCCGCGCGATGACCGGCTGGGGCAGGGTGGTGATGGCCATCATCAGACGCGAGCAGGTGGTGAACACCGCCTCGTACGCCTCTTGGGCCGGGCTGGCGCGCATCTCCTTCAGGTCGTGGCCGGCGCAGAAGGCCGGGCCGGCGCCGGCCAGAACCACCGCGCGCACCGAGGCGTCGGTGCGGATGGCGTCCAGCGCGTCCAGCAGCGCCGTCATCAGTCCCATGGACAGGGCGTTGCGGGCCTGGGGCCGGTTCATGGTCAGCGTGGCGATGCCGTCCCGGTCCTCGCGCAGCAGCAGCAGCGGCGCCGCCGCCTGATCCGTTGCGGTCATGGAATGCGTCCTCTCCCCCATGCGGGCCGCTGGTCCGGCCCTGGTGTTCGGTGTGGTTCTTGCTGCCGACTGTACCGCGCCGGCCCTGCGGCGGGAACCCGTCCGTTCCGCCGACGGCCCCATGCACACATCCCCTTTGTGGTATGAATGATACAACACGCAGAAAATTGATGATTCTCATCGGGTCACAAAACCCTTCGGGTGCAATGGATTGTGGCGCCGGCTGGGCCGTTCGGTCATCATTTCGCTGTCCCGGTCACCGGGGGCGTTGAGGATCGACAAGAGGCGGATCGTGGGGCCTGAAACGGGCGGCAAGGGTGGGATGGGCGCACAAAATCCGCCGGTGGAATGGGCGTCGGTCTTTGCCGAAAGCCCCGTGGCCCTGTGCATCGTCGGCCCCGGCGGCGGGGTCGTCGCGGCCAACGCCGCCTTTGCCGCCCTGACCGGGCGGGACGAGGGGGCAATGGCCGGGCGGCCTCTCGACATTCTCATGCCCTTCGACGGTGCCGCCGGGGACGCCCCGCTGCCGGATCTGCCGCAGGCGGGGAAGGGGGCGGCGTTTCTGCTGCGCCCCGACGGCGAACAGCGCGACGTGACCTATACCGTGGCGCCGCTGCCCGACGGCAACCGGGTGGTGACGCTGGCCGACGTCACCGACGACCGCTGTTTCATCTGCAAGGTGTTTTCCAGCCGCGACAAGTTCCGCACCGCCATCGACGACCAGTCGGAGCTGATCGTGCGCTTCCTGCCCGACCTGTCGGTGACGCTGGCCAACCGCGAATTCGCGGGCCTGTGGGGGGTGGTGCCCCGCGACCTGATCGGCGAGCCGGTGACCGATTACCTGCCCCCCGACAGCGTGCGGGGAACGCAGGCGTTCGTCCGCAGCGCCACCCCCGCCGACCCGTCCCAATCCAGCGAGGAGGCGTGGCCGCAACCCGACGGCACCACCCGCTGGGTGACGTGGCGGCGGCTGGCGCTGTTCGGGCGCGACGGGGTGCTGACCGCGGTGCAGACCGTCGGCCGTGACACCACCGCCCGCCGCCGGGCCGAGGACGAGCGCGTCCGGCTGGCCGGCATGGTCAACCGCAGCCCGGTGGTGGGGCTGGCGTGGCGGATGACGGGCGATTGGCCGGTGGATTACGTGACCGAGAACGCGGGCCGGTGCCTGCACCTGAACCGCACCGCCCTGCGCGAGGGACGGGTGGGGGTGCGCGGCCTGATCCATCCCGAGAGCCGCGCCGCCTTCGTGGCCTGGGCCGAGGCGTGCCCGCCCGCGGGCGGGCTGTGGCAGACGGCGGTTCGTCTCCTCCCCCATGACGGGCGGGAACGCTGGGTGTCGGTCAGCGCCTGGTGGGCCGGCGAAGGCCGCATGGAGGCGGTGATGTTGGACATCACCGAACAGCGCACCGCCAGCCAGGCGCTGTCGGAACGCAAGCGCCGGTTCCGCGCCATCTTCGACCATGTGGCGAGCTTCATCGGCCTGCTCGACACCGACGGCGTTCTGCTGGAGGCCAACGTCACCTCGTTGCGCCACATCGGCAAAAATCCCGAGGAGGTGTGCGGCCGCCCGTTCTGGGAGACTCCGTGGTGGACCCACGATCCCGCCGCCCAGATGCGGCTGAAGGCCGGAATCGCACGGGCGGCAGCGGGGCAGATGGTGCGGTTCGAAACCACCCATCCCGGCCCTGACGGGCGGCGGATGAGTGTGGATTTCTCCCTGCGCCCTATTTTCGACGACAACGGCGCCGTGGTGCTGATCGTGCCGGAGGGGCACGACATCACCGACCTGAAGGCCACCGAGGCCGCCCTGGTCGCCGCCAAGCGGGAGGCGGAGGCGGCCAACCGCTCCAAGACCCATTTCCTGGCCGTGGTCAGCCACGAACTGCGCACGCCGCTGAACGCCATCCTGGGCTATTCGGAGGTGATGGAGGCCGAAATGTTCGGCCCCGTGGGCAACGACCGCTACCGCGGCTATGTCGGCGCCATCCACTCCTCGGGCCGGCACCTGCTGGGGCTGATCGACGATATCCTGGAGGTGTCGCGCATCGAGCTGGGTGTCCTGACCCTGACCGACGAGATGGTGGACGTGGCCGAGCTGCTGGCCCGTACCGGCCACATCCTGTCCAACCGCGCCGCCGACGCCGGGGTGGTGCTGGGCATCGAAACCGTGCCCGGTCTGCCGCGGCTGCGCTGCGACATCCGGCGGGTCATGCAGATGCTGGTCAACGTCGGCTACAACAGCATCAAGTTCACCCCGGCCGGCGGGACCGTGCGTGTCCATGCCGCCTTCGATCCCGGCCGGGGGCTGACCATCACCGTGGCCGACACCGGCGCCGGCATCCCGGCGGAGGATCTGGACCGGGTGTGGGAACCCTTCAGCCAGGCGGGCTCCCCCGACGTGCGGGCCGCCGGCGGGGTCGGGCTGGGGCTGACCATCACCAGGGCGCTGATGGAAGCCCACGAAGGCACCATCGCCCTGAGCAGCGCCGTGGGGCAGGGGACCACCGTGACCCTGACCTTCCCTGCCTTTCGTTGTGTTGCGCACGGCGGCCCCGCCCCCGCATGATGATGGGCCATTCCCAAAACGTCATGACGAGGAACCATGTCCGGCCAATCCGCCATTTCCATCCCCGACCTGGAAGCGTTGATCCGTGAGGGCGTGCCGCTGGTGGGCGGTTTCGGCGTCACGGTGGAGGAGCTGGTGGCGGGCCGCGTGCGGATGCGCATGCCGTACAAGGACGATTTCGTCCGCCCCGGCGGCACCGTCACCGGACCGGCCATGTTCGGGCTGGCCGACGTGGCGCTGTACGGCGCGGTGCTCAGCCTGATCGGGCGGGTGGAACTGGCCGTCACCACCAGCATGACCATCAACTTCCTGCGCCGCCCAGCCCCCGCCGGAATCACCGCCGAGGCGCGCATCCTGAAATGCGGCAAGCGGCTGGCCTATGGCGAGGTTCTGGTCTTTTCCGACGATTCCGCCGAACCCGTGGCGCACGCCACCGGCACCTATTCGATTCCGCCCCACGACCCGGTCTCGCTCGCGGTTTCTGGATACCGCGATTCCGAAGAAGGCTGAAAAATCTTGTGATATCAGTGGCTTTCTGATTGCGGTAAAATAATACCACTCCAGCAAGACCTTGATATCACGCTGAAATTTTTCCATTGACAGGGCGCCGTCCAATCCGTAGAACCAGCCCCGCTTCGGTGCCCCGATCCGGGCGGCGCGCCGAAACCCTTTTGATAATTGAGTCAAGGCGATGAAGACCTTCAATCTGAAGCCGTCCGATATCGAGAAGAAGTGGTACGTCGTCGATGCCGACGGCGTCATTCTCGGCCGGCTCGCCAGCATTCTGGCGAACATGCTGCGCGGCAAGCACAAGCCCACCTTCACCCCTCACATGGATTGCGGTGATCACATCATCGTCATCAATGCCGAGAAGGTGAAGCTGACCGGCAACAAGCGCCGCGATGACATCTTCTACTGGCACACCGGCTATCCGGGCGGCATCAAGGGCCGTTCGAAGGGCCAGATCCTGGA
This DNA window, taken from Azospirillum fermentarium, encodes the following:
- a CDS encoding CoA-binding protein; the protein is MSGPVDHDSYSDAYLQGVLEDVRSIAVVGASDNPLRASHFVMKYLGEKGYTIIPINPGQAGKEILGNRVYASLSDLPAPPDMVDVFRNSEAAGGVVDEAIAIGAKVVWLQLGVRNDAAARRAEAAGLRVVMDRCPKIEYQRLFGEIGRIGVNSNIITTKKRPVKPVKKLI
- a CDS encoding enoyl-CoA hydratase, yielding MTATDQAAAPLLLLREDRDGIATLTMNRPQARNALSMGLMTALLDALDAIRTDASVRAVVLAGAGPAFCAGHDLKEMRASPAQEAYEAVFTTCSRLMMAITTLPQPVIARVHGIATAAGCQLVATCDLAYGAADARFATPGVNIGLFCSTPMVALSRAVGRKAAMEMLLLGEMIPADEAVRIGLLNRAVAPAELDAAVAAAAGRIAAKSPLTLAIGKEAFYRQIDMGLEDAYAYAAAVMTRNMMTEDAAEGIDAFLGKRHPVWCGR
- a CDS encoding PAS domain-containing sensor histidine kinase, which gives rise to MGAQNPPVEWASVFAESPVALCIVGPGGGVVAANAAFAALTGRDEGAMAGRPLDILMPFDGAAGDAPLPDLPQAGKGAAFLLRPDGEQRDVTYTVAPLPDGNRVVTLADVTDDRCFICKVFSSRDKFRTAIDDQSELIVRFLPDLSVTLANREFAGLWGVVPRDLIGEPVTDYLPPDSVRGTQAFVRSATPADPSQSSEEAWPQPDGTTRWVTWRRLALFGRDGVLTAVQTVGRDTTARRRAEDERVRLAGMVNRSPVVGLAWRMTGDWPVDYVTENAGRCLHLNRTALREGRVGVRGLIHPESRAAFVAWAEACPPAGGLWQTAVRLLPHDGRERWVSVSAWWAGEGRMEAVMLDITEQRTASQALSERKRRFRAIFDHVASFIGLLDTDGVLLEANVTSLRHIGKNPEEVCGRPFWETPWWTHDPAAQMRLKAGIARAAAGQMVRFETTHPGPDGRRMSVDFSLRPIFDDNGAVVLIVPEGHDITDLKATEAALVAAKREAEAANRSKTHFLAVVSHELRTPLNAILGYSEVMEAEMFGPVGNDRYRGYVGAIHSSGRHLLGLIDDILEVSRIELGVLTLTDEMVDVAELLARTGHILSNRAADAGVVLGIETVPGLPRLRCDIRRVMQMLVNVGYNSIKFTPAGGTVRVHAAFDPGRGLTITVADTGAGIPAEDLDRVWEPFSQAGSPDVRAAGGVGLGLTITRALMEAHEGTIALSSAVGQGTTVTLTFPAFRCVAHGGPAPA
- a CDS encoding PaaI family thioesterase, producing MSGQSAISIPDLEALIREGVPLVGGFGVTVEELVAGRVRMRMPYKDDFVRPGGTVTGPAMFGLADVALYGAVLSLIGRVELAVTTSMTINFLRRPAPAGITAEARILKCGKRLAYGEVLVFSDDSAEPVAHATGTYSIPPHDPVSLAVSGYRDSEEG
- the rplM gene encoding 50S ribosomal protein L13, which codes for MKTFNLKPSDIEKKWYVVDADGVILGRLASILANMLRGKHKPTFTPHMDCGDHIIVINAEKVKLTGNKRRDDIFYWHTGYPGGIKGRSKGQILDGKYPERVITKAVERMVPRGPLGRRQMTHLKVYAGAVHPHDAQQPEVLDIAAANPKNKRSA